From Paenibacillus antri:
CGCCGCGCCCGAAGAAGGCGAAGCGGACGGCATCGGCGTGCGCAACGTCCATCAGCGGCTCGCGCATACGTTCGGAGCCGCGTACGGCCTTCGCATCGATAGCGGCGGCCCGGGCGAGGGGACGACTGTCCGCATCCATATCCCGTACCGCGCGATAGAGGAGGAACGTCGATGAACGAACCGATTCGGCTCGTCGTCGTAGACGACGAGCCTTACGTTCGCAAGAAAATTCGCGGCTTCTTGTTGGAGGAACGCGGCTACCGCATCGTCGGGGAAGCCGACAACGGCGTGGCGGCGCTCGAGCTCGCGAAGCGCGTTCGACCGGACATCGTCATCGCCGATATCGGCATGCCCGTCATGAACGGGTTGGAGCTGCTGCGGCGTCTCCGGGAGCTGCCGTCTCCGCCGGAAGTGCTGATGCTCACCTGCTACGATCAATTCGAGAAGGCGCAAGCCGCGCTGCGATACGGCGCGGCGGATTACGTCACGAAGCTGCTGTTCAAGGCGGCGGATTTCGCGGAGTCGCTGGACCGCGTCGCGGGGAAGGCGCGGGAGGCGGCGGCGCTTCGACGGCAAGCGGCCAAGGAGCGGCTGTCCGTCTGCGCGGCCGGATCTCCTGCGGCGCCGGCGGCGATCGAGCGACTGTCAGCGGAGATGCCGCTCGGGGCGGCCGTCGTCGCCGTGCTGCGGGCGTCGCGAGCCTCGGCGGCTTGGGCGGCGGCGCAAGCCGATCGGCCGCCGGCGGCCGGCGAAGGGGATGCGGCGATCGCCTTCCGCTTGGACCGCGACGCGTGGGCGTTCGTCTATTACCGGAGCGCCCGGGGGATGCGCGGAGCGCTCGCCGCGGACGTCGCCGCCGCTTGGGACGCTCTCTTTCGGGAAGCGCCGCAAGCTTTCAAAGCGCGGCTCTTGCTGACCGACGAGCTGCGCGATTGGCGTGAATTCGGCGAGGCGGTGCGCCGAGCGCATGCGGAGGCGGACGACGGGCTGTTCCTGCCCTTCAATGCGGCGCTGCGTCTGAGCGCGCTGCCTTCGAGCGCGGCGCCGTTGCCGTCGCCGCCTTCCGAGGAGCGGCTCGCCCGCCTTCCGCGCGCCGAGGCCGCCGCTCTTCTCCGAAGGTGGATGCGGTCGCTTCCTGGAGAAGGCGGGGCGGCGGCGGCCGCCTGGCCTGCGGCGCGCGCGGCGCTGCCCCGGCTGCTCTGCGCCGCCGTCTCCGCCGAAGGGGCGCCGCCGCTCGACCGCTACGCGGAGGCGAGCGAGCGGCTGCAATCCGTCTTCGACGCGTCGGAGTTATTCGACGCGGTCGACCGATTGCTGGACGAATGGGCGAACGACGCGCGCCGCGGAAGCGCGGAGGCGGGCGCGCGCAGCGAGGTGCGGCAGGGGGTGGAGTATGTGCATCGGCATTACGATCAAGATATACATCTGCACGATGTCGCGAGGCGCGTCAATCTAAGCCCGAGCTGGTTCGCCGCCTTGTTCCGCGCGGAGATCGGGAAGCCCTTCAACGAATATGTCCAGCGCTATCGACTCGAGCGGGCGAAACGGCTGCTTCGCGAATCCGACCTGAAAGTATACGAGGTCGCCGAGTCGGTCGGCATCGCGAACGCGCGGTATTTTTCCCGTCTGTTTTACGACGCGTACGGGGTCACCCCGCTGGAATACAAAAAAGGGGGAGGTGGCTGAATCGGATGGCACATTGTCCCGATCCGCCATGAATGACGGCGGACGGTTATTTTATGATACAGAGAGAAAGGCGGAATGCATCGCAACGCAACGAACGGACTTCTTGAACTCGAAAGGGGGAGCGGGATGGAACATCGCCGATGCGTGAACGCGGCGATCCTCGGATTCGCCCACGGGCACGTCAACGGGTACATCGAGGAATGGAGAAGGAACGAAGACTATGGGATTCGAGTCGCAACGGGCTGGGATCATGATCGGACGCGGCTCGCGCAAGCCGCTGAGGCGCACGGGTTGGAAGCTTGCACGGACGTCGAAGCGCTGCTGGCTAGACCCGACGTGCACGCCGTCGTCATCGCCTCCGAGACGTCGCTGCATGCGGAGCTCGTCGTCCAGGCGGCCGCCGCCGGCAAGGCGATCGTGCTGCAGAAGCCGATGGCGCTGACGTCGGCCGAAGCGGACATGATGGTGGAAGCGGTGAAGCGGTACGGCGTGCCGTTTACGATGGCGTGGCAGATGCGGGTCGACCCGCAAAACGCGAAGATGAAAGCGCTTCTTGACGAAGGCCGGCTCGGTCGCGCGTTCACGGTTCGGCGCCGGCACGGCTTAAGCGTCGGGCTGCAGCCCGCGTTCGCCGATTCGTGGCACGTCGACCCGAAGCTCAACCGCGACATCTGGGCGGACGACGCCTCGCATCCGGTCGACTTCTTGTTATGGCTCCTGGGCGAGCCGGAGAGCGTCACGGCGGAAATCGAGTCGCTGCATCACCCCCGCATTCCGATGGACAACGGCGTCGCCTTGTTCCGGTACCCGGGCGGCCCGCTCGCCGAGGTGAACTGCTCGTTCACGTGCGCGGCGGCCGAGAACACGACGGAGATCGTCTGCGAGAAGGGGACGATCGTACAAAACTTCGGCGACGCGGTCAGCTGCAACGTACCTAGAGCGCCGGGCGCGCCGGGCCTCCGATGGTATTCGACGGAGGAAGGGCGCTGGATCGACAGCGGCATCGAGACGCCGGAGACGCACTTCGCCCGCATTCGGGCGCTCGCGGAGCCGCTCGCGGCGTTCCTGCGAGGCGAACGCGGCCCGATCGCGACGGCGGAGGAAGGGCGTACCGCGCTTCGCATGGTGCTCGCGACGTACGTTTCGGCGCGCGAGGGACGCCGGGTGAGGCTCGACGACGCAGCGATCGAGAGCGTGTAGGGATCATCCATTTTCTGAATATAAACAAGGAGGTGAACGCTTTCGCGACCGCTGCGACGCGCAGCGTCTCGAAAGCGACTCGATGGCATTGAAAATCGGCATCGTAGGCATGGGCGGCATCGGCAACAATCACGCCGCCTGCTACCAGAAGGACGAATTGGCGGATCTCGTCGCCGTGTGCGACGTCGTGAAGGCGAAGGCGGACGCGGCCGCGGAGAAGTTCGGCGTGAAGGCGTACTACAGCCTGCAGACCATGCTCGAGAGCGAGCCGGATTTGCAAATCGTCGACGTCACGACCGGCGGCATCGACAACGGCAGCTGGCACTTCGAGCCGGCGATGGAGGCGATTCTCGCGGGCAAGCACGTGCTGGTCGAGAAGCCGTTGGCGCACGACATCGAGGAAGGGCGGCAGCTGTACGCCGCGGCGGAAAAGATGAAGGTATATCTCGGCTGCAACCTGAACCATTACTTCACTCCGCCGGCCGAGAAGGCGATGCAATACGTGAACGAGGGCGGCGTCGGGGAGCTCGTTTACTGTTTGATGAAGATGGGCTTCAACGGCGGCGAAGCGGGATATGCGGCCGCGGGCTCGCCGAAGATCAAAGATCATCCATACTTCCATATGAAAGCGTTCCTCACGCATCCGTTCAGCGTCATGCGCCACTTCTGCGGCGACATTACGCATATCCAAACGTTCTCCGATCGTCCGGGCTTCCGCCGGAACGCGGGCGACGTGATGGTGTCGATCAACAGCATCCACGTCAAATTCGCGAACGGCGGCGTCGGCTACCTGCTCAGCCAGCGCGGCGACGCGGTGTACGGCCTCGGCGGCTGGTGGAGCTTCGAGATGGCGGGCTCGAAAGGCACGTTCGCTATTGAAAACTGCGTCGAGAAGGTGTCTTATTGGAAAGCGGAAAAGGGCATCCCCGCCATCAGCGTCCAACCGGAGCCGGAGGTGACGAACTACGGCACGAACGACTTCGGCACGACGTTCGGCAACCGGCTGCACGCGTTCCTCGAGGACGTCTCGAACGGCGTGCCGCGCGAGCAGCTGCGGGCGAACGGACGGGACGCGTTGGCGGTGCTGGAGTATACGTTCGCGGTCATCGAATCGTACGAACGCGGCGGCGAGCTCGTCCGTCCGCGGCGGCTGCCGCCGCTGCACGGCGATCCGCTGACGATGCTGTGATCGGGAATACCCATTTTCCACGAAGGAGTGATACGTAACGATGATACGATTAGGCGTCAATTCGGTGTTGTTTAAAGAATTCGACTTCAGGACGGCCGCACGGTCGATCGCGCGCGCCGGCTACGACGGCGTCGAGCTCGCGGCGATCCAAGGCATGTGCGAGCATCTCGATCTGTCCCGTTGGCAGGAACAGAGGGACGAACTGCTGCGAATCGCGGAGGAGAACGGCCTCTCGCTGCTCTCCATGGAAGTGGCGACGCTGAACGAGGAACGCTTGACGACGGCGCTGGAAGCGGCGGCCGGTCTCGGCATCCCGGTCGTGAACGTCGGCCCGGGCGGCAAGTCGGGCGTCGAAGAGGATGTAGCGGCGTCGATCGCCCAGCTCGCGAAGATGTCGCGCAAGGCCGAGGCGCTCGGCGTCACGCTTTGCGTCAAGGCGCATGTCGGCAACGCGATCTACAATACGCCGACGACGTTACGCGCGATGGCCGAGATCGATTCGCCCGCCTTCGGCATCGATATGGACCCGAGCCATATTCACCGCTCCGGGGAAAACGCCGAAGAAGCGCTCCCCGCCGTCCTCAGCCGCGTGAAGCATATTCACATCCGCGATTGCCAAGGCAGGGCGCAAGGACCCGGCCCGATCGAGCTGCAGGCGTGCGGCCGCGGCGACATCGACTTGTTCGGCTATTGCAAGGCGATGGTGGACGGCGGCTACGACGGACCGGTCGTACTGGAGGTCATCGGCGCGAAGCCGGAGCATTCGCTCGCGGACGTTGCGACCGTCGCGGCTGAATCGTACGGGTACTTGAACGCATGTCTGAAGCAGTTGAACGCGAGATAAGGAGGAACGAGCGAATGGCGAAGAAGCAACCGAACGTGATCGTATTCGGCATCGACAGCCTGCGCCGCGATCATATGAGCTCTTATGGATACGGAAAATTAACGACGCCTTATCTCGATGCGTTCGCGAAGGAAGGGACGTTGTTCGAGGCGCACTTCAGCCCGAGCATCCCGACGACGCCGGCGTACGCGTCGATGCTGACCGGCATGGATATGTTCGGAACGGACGTCGTGGCGCTGCGTCATAAAGGTCCGCTCGGCGGGCATGTGCGCACGTTGGCCGAGATGCTCGGCGACGCCGGTTACAACACGACCTGCCTCGGCTTTACCGGCAATCCGTCCTCGCGCGGATTCCAGACGTATTTGAACTACGAGTCCTGGCTGCCGGACGACACCGGGCGCACGCCGAAGGCGCAGCTGCTGAACGACGTCGCGATTCCGGAGTTGGAGCGATTGGCGGCGGACGAGAAGCCGTTCTTCCTGTTCATGAGACATATGGACCCGCACTCTCCGTATTTGCCGCCGAAGCCGTACGACCGCATGTTCTACGGCGCGAACGAGAAGGATCCGTCCAACCGTTCCATGGAGCCGGTGTACGCGTTCAAGCCGTTCGCCGACTTCTTGAAGTCTTGGATTCCGGAAGGCGTCACGGACCACGAATACGTCAGCGCCCAATACGACGGAGCCGTTGCGTATATGGACGCCTGCATCCAAGCGATCTTCGCGAAGATCGAGGCGCTCGGCATCATCGATGAGACGCTCGTCGTCATTACGTCCGACCACGGCGAGACGCTCTACGAGCATGATTGCTTCTTCGATCATCACGGCTTATACGATTGCACGCTGGTCGTGCCGCTCATCATCAAGTTTCCGGGACGCGTGCCGGCCGGCAAGCGGGTCGCGGACGTCTCGCTCATCCAAGACATTACGCCGACGATCGTGCAGCTGCTCGGCCTCGAGCCGCCGTACGCGTTCGACGGCCGCAGCCTCGTGCCGGCGATGTACGGCGAGAAGAGCGAGAAGGTGAGCGAATTTTATATCACCGAGTGCACCTGGATGCGCAAGCATGGGTGGCGGACGCCGGAGTGGAAGCTCATTCGCGCGCTGGAGCCCGACTTCCATGGCAAGCCGGAGGTAGAGCTGTACAACCTGATTCGGGACCCGGAGGAAAACGAAAACGTCGCCGACCGCGAGCCCGACGTCGTCGCTTATCTCGAGCAGCGCATGCTGGCGCATATCGCGAAGCGGGAATCGGAGACAGGCCGAACGAATCCGATCTATACCAATACAGATTGGAGCGGCACCGGGAAGACGTTCCGCTCGTCGCAGGAAGCTTATGAATCGCTCTATATCGGCTCGATCTCCAACGCCCGCTCCCTGCAGGCGAAAGAGAAGGAAGCGCAAGCGAAATGACGGCGTCGGCGCGGACGAAGTCTCGAGGAGAGAGGGTGAATCACAGCATGAATACATCGCAAGCAAGCCCGGTGCTCTGGTTTACGGGATTGTCGGGCTCCGGCAAGACGACGACCGCCCGATGCGTCGAAGAGATGCTCCGGGAGCGCGGGGTTCGCGCCGAGCTGCTGGATGGCGACGAGCTGCGGGAAACGATCTGCAGAGGATTGGGGTTCTCGAGAGAGGACCGGTTGGAAAATATTCGTCGCATCGCGTACGTCGCGAAGCTACTGTCGCGCAACGGCGTCACCGTGCTCGTCTCGGCGATCACCCCGTATCGGG
This genomic window contains:
- a CDS encoding Gfo/Idh/MocA family protein, translating into MALKIGIVGMGGIGNNHAACYQKDELADLVAVCDVVKAKADAAAEKFGVKAYYSLQTMLESEPDLQIVDVTTGGIDNGSWHFEPAMEAILAGKHVLVEKPLAHDIEEGRQLYAAAEKMKVYLGCNLNHYFTPPAEKAMQYVNEGGVGELVYCLMKMGFNGGEAGYAAAGSPKIKDHPYFHMKAFLTHPFSVMRHFCGDITHIQTFSDRPGFRRNAGDVMVSINSIHVKFANGGVGYLLSQRGDAVYGLGGWWSFEMAGSKGTFAIENCVEKVSYWKAEKGIPAISVQPEPEVTNYGTNDFGTTFGNRLHAFLEDVSNGVPREQLRANGRDALAVLEYTFAVIESYERGGELVRPRRLPPLHGDPLTML
- a CDS encoding response regulator, encoding MNEPIRLVVVDDEPYVRKKIRGFLLEERGYRIVGEADNGVAALELAKRVRPDIVIADIGMPVMNGLELLRRLRELPSPPEVLMLTCYDQFEKAQAALRYGAADYVTKLLFKAADFAESLDRVAGKAREAAALRRQAAKERLSVCAAGSPAAPAAIERLSAEMPLGAAVVAVLRASRASAAWAAAQADRPPAAGEGDAAIAFRLDRDAWAFVYYRSARGMRGALAADVAAAWDALFREAPQAFKARLLLTDELRDWREFGEAVRRAHAEADDGLFLPFNAALRLSALPSSAAPLPSPPSEERLARLPRAEAAALLRRWMRSLPGEGGAAAAAWPAARAALPRLLCAAVSAEGAPPLDRYAEASERLQSVFDASELFDAVDRLLDEWANDARRGSAEAGARSEVRQGVEYVHRHYDQDIHLHDVARRVNLSPSWFAALFRAEIGKPFNEYVQRYRLERAKRLLRESDLKVYEVAESVGIANARYFSRLFYDAYGVTPLEYKKGGGG
- a CDS encoding sulfatase family protein, translating into MAKKQPNVIVFGIDSLRRDHMSSYGYGKLTTPYLDAFAKEGTLFEAHFSPSIPTTPAYASMLTGMDMFGTDVVALRHKGPLGGHVRTLAEMLGDAGYNTTCLGFTGNPSSRGFQTYLNYESWLPDDTGRTPKAQLLNDVAIPELERLAADEKPFFLFMRHMDPHSPYLPPKPYDRMFYGANEKDPSNRSMEPVYAFKPFADFLKSWIPEGVTDHEYVSAQYDGAVAYMDACIQAIFAKIEALGIIDETLVVITSDHGETLYEHDCFFDHHGLYDCTLVVPLIIKFPGRVPAGKRVADVSLIQDITPTIVQLLGLEPPYAFDGRSLVPAMYGEKSEKVSEFYITECTWMRKHGWRTPEWKLIRALEPDFHGKPEVELYNLIRDPEENENVADREPDVVAYLEQRMLAHIAKRESETGRTNPIYTNTDWSGTGKTFRSSQEAYESLYIGSISNARSLQAKEKEAQAK
- a CDS encoding sugar phosphate isomerase/epimerase family protein; this encodes MIRLGVNSVLFKEFDFRTAARSIARAGYDGVELAAIQGMCEHLDLSRWQEQRDELLRIAEENGLSLLSMEVATLNEERLTTALEAAAGLGIPVVNVGPGGKSGVEEDVAASIAQLAKMSRKAEALGVTLCVKAHVGNAIYNTPTTLRAMAEIDSPAFGIDMDPSHIHRSGENAEEALPAVLSRVKHIHIRDCQGRAQGPGPIELQACGRGDIDLFGYCKAMVDGGYDGPVVLEVIGAKPEHSLADVATVAAESYGYLNACLKQLNAR
- the cysC gene encoding adenylyl-sulfate kinase, with the protein product MNTSQASPVLWFTGLSGSGKTTTARCVEEMLRERGVRAELLDGDELRETICRGLGFSREDRLENIRRIAYVAKLLSRNGVTVLVSAITPYREMREYVRAHVPGYTEIYVRCPLDECEKRDVKGLYAKARRGEIAAFTGISDPYEEPTDADVVIDTRSGALASNAAAIVDLVAPPLRRGGVG
- a CDS encoding Gfo/Idh/MocA family protein; its protein translation is MEHRRCVNAAILGFAHGHVNGYIEEWRRNEDYGIRVATGWDHDRTRLAQAAEAHGLEACTDVEALLARPDVHAVVIASETSLHAELVVQAAAAGKAIVLQKPMALTSAEADMMVEAVKRYGVPFTMAWQMRVDPQNAKMKALLDEGRLGRAFTVRRRHGLSVGLQPAFADSWHVDPKLNRDIWADDASHPVDFLLWLLGEPESVTAEIESLHHPRIPMDNGVALFRYPGGPLAEVNCSFTCAAAENTTEIVCEKGTIVQNFGDAVSCNVPRAPGAPGLRWYSTEEGRWIDSGIETPETHFARIRALAEPLAAFLRGERGPIATAEEGRTALRMVLATYVSAREGRRVRLDDAAIESV